A stretch of Syntrophales bacterium DNA encodes these proteins:
- a CDS encoding MMPL family transporter translates to MRRFMLWSQTHPWIVIVGVAIITIFALYSARNIRIDASTEGMMIQGDPAQYYYQETLKKFGTDNITVIFIQDKNLFTPEKLKLLDKLVFKFEELHGVSKVESLYSVTNFKGVDGALETNPLMDWPPETQEEAERVKADALRNPVFLNSLISKDGTATAINLFVEGDPDDPEFNVKFSRGVDEIIKPFQNQLDTIFQIGLSFTRRLISDNIIGDTVKLVPLSAFVLLITLIIFMRSASGALLPILTAGTSIVCTAGFMAQVNIPLNVLTVIVPALIIVVGSTEDIHILSEYLEGVEETRGNRAEAIRIMAGKVGTAVLLTSLTTFIGFLSITLNQITLLKQFGVVAAFGLFVNPVATCLLAPVYLHFFGPTKVKTSGEHKASFTDRFFGVIANNIIKIIYTNKRLVLTFFLGLAAIIGLFTLQVNVDNDLLGYFKKNSAIRSRSRILHKDLAGAQTFFIRINSGFADTFKQPENLAQIAKIQKYISEKGWFDKTKSLADDISLIHREMNNGDEKYFKLPDSADLIAQYLLFLHRDEISRYVTADFSEANILVRHNVSSSYELAEVLQDLEEHIKKTLNPHFLWGLTGENILINTAADSMAAGQAKSLSLVLVLIFIIMSILFVNVKAGALSLIPNLFPIVLNFGIMGIFGIPLNTGTAMVAAIAIGIAVDDTIHLMTRYNTEMRLLQSQDKAVNVCIHAEARPVISTSIALALGFAVLGFSNFVPVISFGLLSSMVMIFAVIGDLFITPILLSSTQLMTLWDMLGLHLQKAVIQNAALFRDLRPWQMKRVVLLGRMLTNKAGELAVVQGEEGSSMYLLLEGSAEVVTRDEKTGKDIFLTELNPGDVFGEIALVEPGPRSADVRALEPINYLEIDWNGLKRIQRIYPRIASRLFLNLSRILGGRLVQTDKLLLETK, encoded by the coding sequence TATCACCGTCATATTTATCCAGGACAAAAACCTTTTTACCCCTGAAAAACTGAAACTGTTAGACAAACTGGTCTTTAAGTTCGAGGAATTACACGGAGTCAGTAAGGTTGAAAGTCTCTATTCCGTAACCAACTTCAAGGGAGTTGACGGGGCGCTCGAAACCAATCCCTTGATGGATTGGCCCCCCGAAACTCAGGAAGAGGCCGAACGGGTAAAAGCAGACGCCCTCCGAAACCCTGTTTTTCTGAACAGCTTGATTTCAAAAGATGGTACTGCCACAGCAATAAACCTCTTTGTAGAGGGAGATCCTGATGATCCCGAATTTAATGTTAAGTTCTCCAGAGGGGTAGATGAAATCATAAAACCTTTCCAGAACCAGCTTGATACCATATTCCAGATTGGTCTTTCCTTCACCCGCCGTTTGATAAGCGATAATATTATAGGTGACACAGTCAAACTGGTGCCATTGTCAGCTTTTGTTCTCCTCATAACTTTGATTATATTTATGCGCTCTGCCAGTGGAGCCCTATTACCCATACTTACGGCGGGCACAAGTATCGTCTGTACCGCCGGTTTTATGGCCCAGGTGAATATTCCTCTCAATGTGCTTACCGTTATCGTACCGGCCCTTATAATTGTTGTAGGCTCAACAGAGGACATACATATCCTTTCCGAATATCTGGAAGGTGTGGAAGAAACGAGAGGCAACAGAGCTGAAGCTATCAGAATCATGGCGGGCAAAGTTGGCACGGCAGTGCTCCTTACCTCGTTAACGACTTTCATCGGGTTCCTTTCCATTACGTTAAACCAGATAACCCTGCTCAAACAATTTGGTGTTGTGGCTGCCTTTGGTCTTTTTGTTAATCCTGTTGCCACCTGTCTCCTCGCCCCGGTTTATCTCCATTTCTTCGGCCCTACAAAGGTCAAAACGTCCGGGGAACACAAGGCAAGTTTTACAGACCGCTTTTTCGGCGTTATTGCCAATAATATAATAAAAATTATTTACACCAATAAACGGCTGGTTCTTACTTTTTTTCTGGGTCTGGCTGCTATCATCGGACTTTTTACGTTGCAGGTCAATGTAGATAATGATCTTTTAGGCTATTTCAAAAAGAATTCGGCAATACGTAGCCGTAGCCGGATACTTCATAAGGATTTAGCAGGTGCTCAGACCTTTTTTATCCGTATAAATAGTGGTTTTGCCGATACTTTTAAGCAGCCTGAAAACCTTGCTCAAATTGCTAAAATACAAAAATATATCTCCGAAAAAGGATGGTTCGACAAAACAAAGTCCCTGGCGGATGATATCTCACTCATACACAGAGAAATGAACAACGGCGATGAAAAATACTTCAAGCTGCCTGATTCAGCTGACCTTATTGCCCAGTACCTCCTGTTCCTGCACAGGGACGAAATTTCCCGCTACGTCACTGCAGATTTCAGTGAAGCAAATATTCTGGTAAGACATAATGTCAGTTCATCCTATGAACTTGCCGAGGTACTTCAAGACCTTGAGGAACACATTAAAAAAACTTTGAATCCTCATTTTTTATGGGGACTCACCGGCGAAAATATTCTCATTAATACGGCGGCGGACAGCATGGCTGCAGGACAGGCAAAGTCTCTCTCCCTCGTTCTTGTTCTCATTTTTATTATTATGTCCATTCTATTTGTAAATGTTAAGGCTGGTGCACTTTCCCTCATCCCGAATCTATTTCCCATAGTTCTTAACTTTGGCATTATGGGTATTTTCGGTATTCCCCTAAATACCGGAACCGCAATGGTGGCGGCAATCGCCATTGGAATTGCCGTGGATGACACCATACATCTCATGACCCGCTATAACACTGAGATGCGACTGCTGCAAAGTCAGGATAAAGCCGTTAATGTGTGTATACACGCTGAAGCAAGGCCGGTTATTTCAACATCTATTGCTCTTGCTCTTGGGTTTGCCGTTCTGGGCTTTTCCAATTTTGTTCCCGTCATCAGTTTCGGCCTCCTTTCGTCAATGGTTATGATATTCGCCGTCATCGGTGATTTATTCATTACCCCTATTTTGCTCTCTTCAACTCAGCTTATGACTCTGTGGGATATGTTGGGCCTTCATCTTCAAAAAGCTGTCATACAAAATGCGGCTTTGTTCCGGGATCTCAGACCATGGCAAATGAAAAGAGTCGTTCTGCTGGGCAGGATGCTCACCAATAAGGCCGGAGAATTGGCCGTGGTACAGGGAGAAGAGGGCTCAAGTATGTATCTCCTTCTCGAAGGCAGTGCCGAAGTGGTAACAAGGGATGAGAAAACCGGCAAGGATATCTTCCTTACCGAACTTAATCCCGGTGATGTTTTCGGTGAAATAGCCCTTGTAGAGCCCGGTCCACGATCTGCCGACGTGCGTGCTTTAGAACCGATCAACTATCTCGAAATCGACTGGAATGGCCTTAAGAGAATTCAAAGAATTTACCCCCGCATTGCGAGTCGCTTGTTCCTCAATCTGTCACGGATTTTAGGGGGACGTCTGGTACAGACGGATAAACTTCTTCTTGAAACAAAATAG
- a CDS encoding aspartate-semialdehyde dehydrogenase, with amino-acid sequence MRKYNVAVVGATGAVGNEMIKILEERDFPVGELTLLASERSQEKMLEFKGKSYPVKVLDEDSFEGIEIGLFSAGGSISERFAPLAVGAGCVVIDNTSAFRMDPAVPLVVPEVNPEAIGQYKTKGIIANPNCSTIQMVVALKPIHDAVKIKRIVVSTYQSVSGTGKDAIEELTEQTKALLSLNEPKVEVYPHRIAFNCLPHIDVFLDNGYTKEEMKMVNETKKILEDDSIAITATTVRVPVFYSHSESVNIETERKITPGEVRDILSTAPGVVVVDNPGKSEYPLAINATGKDDTFVGRIREDESIANGINMWIVSDNLRKGAALNAIQIAEVLIRDYLKE; translated from the coding sequence ATGAGGAAATACAATGTGGCGGTTGTCGGTGCGACGGGTGCTGTAGGAAATGAGATGATTAAGATCTTGGAAGAGAGGGATTTTCCGGTAGGCGAATTGACGCTCCTTGCATCGGAACGCTCCCAGGAAAAGATGTTGGAGTTTAAAGGGAAATCCTATCCCGTAAAGGTGTTGGATGAAGATTCTTTTGAAGGGATAGAAATAGGTCTCTTTTCGGCCGGCGGTAGTATCAGTGAGCGTTTTGCACCTCTTGCTGTCGGGGCAGGATGTGTAGTTATAGATAATACCAGTGCCTTCAGAATGGACCCCGCAGTCCCTCTCGTTGTACCTGAGGTGAACCCTGAAGCGATCGGGCAGTATAAGACAAAGGGCATCATAGCGAATCCGAATTGTTCAACAATCCAGATGGTTGTGGCCTTGAAGCCGATTCACGATGCAGTTAAAATAAAGAGAATTGTGGTGTCTACCTATCAGTCTGTGTCAGGAACAGGTAAAGATGCTATTGAAGAACTTACTGAACAGACAAAAGCGCTTTTGAGTCTTAATGAACCAAAGGTGGAGGTATATCCCCACAGGATTGCTTTTAACTGTCTGCCGCATATAGACGTCTTCCTGGATAATGGTTATACCAAAGAAGAAATGAAGATGGTGAACGAAACCAAAAAGATTTTGGAAGATGATTCGATAGCCATTACCGCAACCACGGTGAGAGTCCCTGTTTTTTATTCTCATTCAGAATCGGTCAACATTGAAACTGAAAGAAAAATCACACCTGGAGAGGTTAGAGACATACTTTCAACAGCACCGGGAGTAGTTGTTGTTGATAACCCAGGCAAATCTGAGTATCCTCTTGCAATAAATGCCACAGGCAAGGACGATACTTTTGTGGGAAGAATAAGAGAAGATGAGTCAATAGCAAACGGGATCAATATGTGGATAGTATCGGACAACCTGAGGAAGGGGGCAGCTCTTAACGCTATTCAGATTGCCGAAGTTCTTATCAGGGACTATTTAAAAGAGTGA
- the pssA gene encoding CDP-diacylglycerol--serine O-phosphatidyltransferase, with protein sequence MNKKRIKKDNMKKGIYILPNLFTTASLFFGFYAIVFSMREDFSRAAIAILVAAVLDALDGRIARMTRTVSKFGAEYDSLADLVAFGVAPAILSYTWSLSPFGRWGWLASFLFVVCGALRLARFNIQIDIIESKVFNGLPIPAAASVVATGVLLFYYLGGVGQLNHPSILIGIIVLSVLMVSNIKYYSFKDLNLFSRKPFMTFFVIVVLLIIVVAEPQIMLFTFAVGYSISGPVWKLSNVVKKRSSKEKTEAQKQELGINK encoded by the coding sequence ATGAACAAGAAAAGAATTAAGAAAGATAACATGAAAAAAGGGATTTATATCCTGCCGAACCTCTTTACCACGGCCAGTCTTTTTTTTGGATTTTATGCGATAGTCTTTTCGATGAGAGAAGATTTTTCCCGGGCCGCAATTGCGATTCTGGTTGCCGCTGTTCTTGATGCGCTCGATGGAAGAATAGCCAGGATGACCCGTACGGTGAGCAAGTTTGGTGCTGAATATGATTCTCTGGCGGACTTGGTTGCTTTTGGTGTTGCACCCGCAATCCTTTCGTATACATGGTCACTTTCCCCCTTCGGCAGATGGGGTTGGCTCGCCTCGTTTCTGTTTGTTGTCTGCGGGGCACTGAGGCTTGCGAGATTTAACATTCAGATTGACATTATAGAGAGCAAGGTATTCAACGGGCTCCCTATACCGGCCGCTGCTTCAGTTGTGGCAACAGGGGTACTCCTTTTCTATTATCTGGGGGGAGTAGGGCAGCTTAATCACCCATCCATATTAATCGGTATTATAGTACTTTCCGTATTGATGGTCAGCAATATAAAATATTACAGTTTCAAAGACCTGAATCTTTTTTCACGAAAACCCTTTATGACTTTTTTCGTAATTGTTGTTCTTCTGATTATAGTTGTTGCAGAGCCTCAGATAATGCTTTTTACCTTTGCCGTGGGTTATAGCATCTCCGGTCCTGTGTGGAAGCTGTCGAACGTTGTGAAGAAGAGGAGCTCTAAAGAAAAAACAGAGGCGCAGAAGCAAGAATTGGGAATTAATAAGTGA
- a CDS encoding phosphatidylserine decarboxylase family protein has protein sequence MDYSNRIAREGLIFILPLVITTIILGAVGMYWWTAFFFIASSFVIWFFRDPKRNIPEGGKEVISPADGRVIRIEEIREDTILKGRFKKISIFMSVFNVHVNRIPCSGRVESILYRKGKFFSANLDKASSLNEKNSVLVKTDDGQEILVVQIAGLIARRIVCRIKEGMNVTKGQRFGLIRFGSRLEVFLPLDSTISVKVGDRVKGGETPIGYLT, from the coding sequence ATGGATTATAGTAATCGCATAGCTCGTGAAGGGTTAATCTTTATCCTGCCCCTTGTAATCACAACGATTATTCTGGGGGCTGTAGGAATGTATTGGTGGACAGCTTTCTTCTTTATTGCTTCTTCATTTGTCATCTGGTTTTTCCGTGATCCGAAAAGAAACATTCCCGAGGGGGGGAAAGAGGTTATATCACCAGCCGATGGAAGAGTTATCAGAATAGAAGAAATCAGGGAAGATACCATATTAAAGGGCAGATTTAAGAAAATAAGCATATTTATGAGTGTCTTCAATGTTCATGTAAACAGGATACCCTGTTCCGGCAGGGTGGAGAGTATTCTATACAGAAAGGGCAAGTTTTTTTCTGCTAATCTGGATAAAGCTTCGTCTCTCAATGAAAAAAACTCAGTACTTGTTAAGACTGATGATGGGCAGGAAATTCTTGTCGTTCAAATAGCAGGGCTGATAGCCAGGAGAATTGTCTGCCGGATAAAAGAGGGGATGAATGTTACAAAAGGGCAGCGTTTCGGTCTTATCCGTTTTGGGTCGAGACTCGAAGTTTTTCTTCCCCTTGATTCAACCATTTCAGTAAAAGTGGGAGACAGGGTCAAGGGTGGCGAGACGCCGATTGGATATCTGACATGA